CTGGTCGTGGCCTTCACGTACTTCTACACGATGGTCGTCTTCTATCAGCAGAAGATCCCGGAAACCCTTCAGCGGCAGGGCGCATTCGTGCCAGGCATCCGTCCGGGCAAGAACACCGCGGTTTACCTTCAGCAGGTTCTTCAGCGGATCACGCTCGTCGGCGCGCTCTTCCTGGGTGTGGTCGCCGTCATGCCGTACATCGCCTCGCAGATCACCGGTATCCAGACGCTGCTGATCAGCGCCACGTCGATCCTGATCGTCGTTGGTGTGGCGATCGACACCATGCGCCAGCTGGAAGCGCAACTGATGATGCGCAACTACGAAGGCTTCATTCAATAGGTCGGTTCGCGGCGCCCTGGAGACGTTTCCGGGGCGCCGCGCGGACTGATCGGGAAAACGGATCACTCGCATGAACATCATCATGATCGGACCCCAGGGCTCGGGCAAAGGCACGCAAGCCGATCTGCTCGGTCCCAAGATCGGGGCGGTCAAGCTCTCGACCGGCGACCTGTTTCGCGCGCACATCGCCGACGAGACGCCACTCGGTCTCAAGGTGAAAGAAATCCTGGCCGCCGGGCACCTGGTCTCCGATGACATCACACTGGCAATGGTCGCAGAACGGCTCGACACGATTGCCGCCAATCGGGTAAGCGGGGTTATCTTCGATGGCTTTCCTCGCACCGAGGCCCAGGCAGAAGGGTTGGACGAACTGCTGCGTGAACGTGGCCAGGAGATCGATCATGTGATCGAGCTGGCAGTTCCCGAATCGGTTCTGATCGAGCGCATGAGCGGTCGCCGTGTCTGCACATCGTGCGGAGCCAGCTACAACCTCGCGTTCCAGTCCACAAAGGTGCCCGGAGTGTGCGACAAGTGCGGGGGAGAGCTCGTGCAGCGTCCTGACGACATGCCGGAGGCCATTCACAAGCGGCTCCAGCTCTACAGCGAAATGACCAAGCCCCTGCTCGACTTCTATGGGAAGCGCGGCCTGGTCGCTACGATCGACGGAAACAAGGATGTCGAAACTGTTCAGCAGGCGATCGTCGATGCCATTGCGGCGTCCACGGTCGATCAAACGGCCTGATCCTGCCATGGCCATCACGATCAAGAACGAGAAAGAGATCGAGCTCATGCGGCAGGCGGGTCACATCGTTGGCCTGGCCCATGCCGCCGTGCAGCCGGCCATCGTTCCTGGCGTGACCACCAAGGAACTCGACGATATCGTCCGAGAGGTGATCGAGACGAACGGCGCCAAGCCTACCTTTCTCGGTCATCTCGGTTTTACCGGCAGCATCTGCGCGTCTGTCAATGAAGAGATCGTGCACGGAATCCCTGGAAAAAAAGCGCTGCGCGATGGCGACATCATCTCTATCGATATTGGCGCCACCTACCAGGGGTATATTGGCGACTCTGCCTGGACTTATCCCGTCGGAACGATCGACAGTGAGTCCGAACGTCTGCTCGATGTCACCGAGGAATCGTTGTATGTCGGCATCGAGCAGGCCGTTGCCGGCAATCGCCTTGGCGATATCGGCAGCGCCATCGAACGCTACATCCTGAGCAACGGCTTCGGCATGGTCCGTGAGTACGGAGGTCACGGGGTTGGCCGCCAGATGTGGGAAGAGCCGCACGTGGCCAACCACGGCAAGGCTGGCACAGGTGTCGTGCTGCGAGCGGGCATGACCATCGCCATCGAGCCGATGGTCAATGTCGGAGGCGACGAAACGCTTCAGCTGGATGATGGCTGGACGGTCATCACGCGTGATAGGACCCGTTCAGCGCATTTCGAACACACGATTCTCATTCAGAACGGCCCGGCGGAAATTCTGACGAAACGGGTGGCCGTTGTGGTATGATTGTCTGTCTTGCGCACGCGCCACGCGTGCGCTCTTGGTGCGTCTGGGCTGTTTGACATCGCACTTCGAGGACGGACTGCCCGGCCCCGAGCGAGACACGAGAAGGTTGGTTTGATCGATGAAAGTTGCAGCATCTGTTAAGCGACGGTGCGACAAATGCAAGGTGATTCGGCGGCACGGAATCATCCGTGTGATCTGCTCGAATCCCAAGCACAAGCAACGTCAGGGCTAGTCGCTCAGCACGAGCGTTAGAGGAACGAGCGATATGGCGAGAATTTCCGGAGTCGACCTTCCGCGCGAGAAGCGTGTCGAAGCAGCGCTTCCCTACATTTACGGCATTGGCTTGCACACGAGCCAGGTCCTGCTCGAGCGCACCGGGATCAATCCGGACACCCGCGTGCGCGATCTGACCGATGAAGAGGTCAATCGCCTGCGCGAGATCATCGACAAGGAATACCGCGTCGAGGGCGATCTTCGTCGAGAGGTCTCGCTCAACATCAAGCGCTTGATGGACATCGGGTGCTACCGCGGACTGCGACATCGCCGCGGCATGCCCGTGCGCGGTCAACGCACCCGCACCAATGCGCGCACCCGCCGCGGTCCGAAGCGCGGTATCGGTATCCGCAACAAGAAGTAGTTCGCGCGGGCCTGTGGGGCCCCGCGTTATTGAGATCGATCTGGTAGAGGAGAAACGACAACAATGTCTGAGCGTCGACGATCGGGAGGGTCCGCCAAGGGCAAGACGCGCATTCGGCGTCGAGACCGCAAGAATATCCCTCGCGGCAAGGGCTTCATTCGGGCCACCTTCAACAATACGATCGTGACGCTGACCGATCCGGCCGGCAATGTGATCGCTTGGTCGAGTGCCGGTTCGAACGGCTTCAAGGGCTCGCGCAAGAGCACTCCGTATGCCGCCCAGGTGACCGCCGAGCAGGCTGCCCGCAAGGCGATGGAGCATGGCCTGCGCCAGGTCGATGTCTACGTCAAGGGCCCCGGCTCCGGCCGCGAGATGGCTATTCGCGCATTGCAGGCCGCGGGCGTTCAGGTTGTGTCGATCACCGATACTACTCCGATTCCGCACAATGGTTGCCGTCCTCCCAAGCGGCGTCGCGTCTAGGAAGGGTCGTCAAGAGGAATGGCTCGTTATACAGGACCAGTTTGCCGGCTGTGCCGGCGCGAGGGCGTCAAGCTCTACTTGAAGGGCGCGCGCTGCGATGGGCCGAAGTGCCCCATCACTATGAAGCAGCCGGCGCGCAATTTCCCGCCGGGTCAACATGGCCAGCGCCGAACCCGGCGCCCGTCGGAGTACGGCCATCAGCTTCGTGAGAAGCAGAAGGTTCGCCGCTATTACGGGGTGCTCGAAACGCAGTTTCGCAAGATCTATGCCGAGGCCGAGCGCCGCGGTGGTGTGACCGGTGACAACCTGCTGCAGCTTCTCGAGTCGCGGTTGGACAACACCGTCTTCCGCATGGGTTTCGCTGATTCGCGACAGCAGGCTCGCCAGCTCGTGCGCCACGGTCACTTCACGGTCAACGGCCGCAAGACCGATATTCCGTCGTACCAGGTGCGCGCCGGCGATGTCATCTCCGTCAAGGGCGAAAGCCGGGGCAAGGAATACTTTGTGACCGCTACGGATTTGCTGCAGAGCAAGCAGGCTCCGGAGTGGCTCTCGGTCAATCCGACCGAGCTCAGCGGCCGCGTCATTGCGCTGCCGACTCGGGACCAAATGGAAATCCCGCAATTCAACGAAGCGCTCATCGTCGAGTACTACAGCCGCTAATGCACTTCTCGCCCTTGCGACCGCACAGCCGCAAGGGCGACTCATGACGCTCGTGAGCGTTCTCATTATTTGCAAGGAGGCAGTTCCCATTGTTGGAGCGACCTGGATTTACGATTGAAACAGTTACCGAGGGCGAGAATTACGGACGCTATCGCGTCGAGCCCCTCGAACCCGGATACGGCACCACCCTTGGGAACGCGCTGCGCCGGATTCTCCTTCGGTCGCTCGAAGGGGTCGCGATCTCGCGCGTCCGCATCGACGGCGTCTGGCACGAGTTCTCGACTGTCAAGGACGTGCGCGAGGATGTGACCGAACTGGTGCTGAACCTCAAGAAGGTTCGCCTCCGCCGCGTCATGGACATCAATGGCGACGTTCGCGCGCACCTTTACGTGCGTGGTGATGGATCTGGCGACAAGGTCGTGACCGCCGGTGATGTGGCGTGGCCGACCGAAGTCGACGTGATCAATCCGGATCAGGCGATTGCGACCCTGACCGCTCCGGATGCAGTGCTGGACGTCGATTTGTGGGTGAACCGCGGCCGGGGGTATCGCGAAGCCGAGACGCAGGAAACGTTTGCGCTGGGCGAGATTCCCATCGACGCGATCTATACCCCGATTCAGAAGGTCAACTACGTCGTCGAGCACACACGCGTTGGTCAGCAGACCGACTACGACAGCCTGATCCTCGAGATCTTGACCGATGGCACCATCGAACCGAACGATGCGCTTGCCGAGGCTGCCCAAATTCTGGTCGAGCACGCCAAGGTCTTTGCTGATTTCAACCGCGCGCCATCGGCGGCCGAAACCGCGTCTGGTCCGTCGATTCCGGAAGAGGTGCAGAACACGCGCCTCACCGATCTCGGCCTCTCGCCACGCGTCACGAACGCGCTGCGCAGCCGTGGCATCGAGACCGTTGGTCATGTGCTTTCCATCGACGCCGATACGCTGATGTCGATCCGCAACTTCGGTCCCCGCTCGCTCAACGAGCTGCGTGACAAGTTGATCGAGTACGGCTACTGGCCGGAGGATGCGCAGATCGGCGGTGTCGGCGCCGAAGTGGTTGGCGACGACGAAGATATCGACGATATGGCAGCTGCTCTGCGCGCGCTCCAGGAGCGCGGAATCGGCGGCGATCTGGACGACGAGGAATAGTTCGATGCGACACCGAAAGGCTGGCCGAAAGCTCGGCCGCAACCCATCACAGCGCCAGGCGCTCTTTCGCCAGCTTGCGATCTCGATGATTCTCCATGAGCGGATCACGACGACCGAGGCAAAGGCGAAAGATCTTCGCCCGGTGATCGAGAAGCTGGTGACCATCGCGCGCGAGGATTCGAGCGCGAATCGCCATCTGATCATGAGCAAGATCGACAACCCGCTTGCGACGACCAAGCTTTTCGAGGTCATCGCGCCGCGGTATGAGTCCACCAACGGCGGGTACACCCGCATCTCGAAGCTGGAGCCTCGTCGCGGCGATGCTGCGAAGATGGCGCTGATCGAGTTTGTCGAATAGAACGCGTTTCGGCGAACCGGCTGCCGGGATCATCCGCTTGCGGGTGAGCTACGACGGCCGGGGATTCGTCGGGTCGCAGCGTCAGGCGAGCGCTCGAACCGTTCAGGGAGAACTGGAACGCGCGCTCGAGGAGATTGCCGGCAAGGCCATCCCAATTCATCTTGCAGGCCGCACCGATCGCGGCGTGCATGCCGCCGGGCAGGTGGCCAGTTGCTCCCGTGAGGGTGTTCGGATCGATATCCGGCAACTGCCCAAAGCGATGAACGCCCATCTCGGGACCGACATCGCGGTTCAGGAGGCGCGACTGGAGCCAATGGGGTTCCACGCGCGCTATTCAGCCACCTGGCGCGAATACCGGTACCGTCTGTGGACCGGTACCCGCCAACCGAACGCGGATGGGTACGTGTGGGTTTTCCCACAACGGCTCGACCTCGCTCGATTGGCGGACGCGGCAAACCGTATCGTCGGCGAGCACGACTTTGCGGCGTTCGCATCGGGGGGCGAAGGTGTCCCTTGGTCGAGCCGCAAGGATCGCCAGCACGGATCGACTCGCATCGTGCGACTATGCACCGTGCAGGAGATCGAGAACTGGTGGGGCGCCACCCGACATGACGGGACGCTGATCGAGTTCCGCATCGTGGCAAATGGGTTCCTGCCACGGATGGTTCGTGGAATCGTGGGAACCCTGGTCGAAATCGGGCGCGGCGCGCGCCAGCCGGACCTCGTCGACGAGCTTTTCGTCGCCAGGGACCGGCGCAAAGCGCCAAAGAATGTCCCGGCCGAAGGGTTGACACTCTGGGCCGTGGGATATGGAAACGAGCAGCCGGAAGCCGTGCGGAACCGGCCGAATGGCCGGCAACGAGCCGGGGAGTCAGGATAGAGAGATGGAACGCAAAACCTGGTCGCCGCGCGCGAAGGACGTTCAGCACGATTGGTACGTGGTCGATGCGGAGGGCAAGACCCTGGGCCGCCTCGCCACGGTCATCGCCAGCACCTTGCGCGGCAAGAACAAGCCCACGTTCGCCCCTCACATGGACATGGGCGATTACGTCATCGTTATCAATGC
Above is a genomic segment from Thermomicrobiales bacterium containing:
- the rpsD gene encoding 30S ribosomal protein S4, which encodes MARYTGPVCRLCRREGVKLYLKGARCDGPKCPITMKQPARNFPPGQHGQRRTRRPSEYGHQLREKQKVRRYYGVLETQFRKIYAEAERRGGVTGDNLLQLLESRLDNTVFRMGFADSRQQARQLVRHGHFTVNGRKTDIPSYQVRAGDVISVKGESRGKEYFVTATDLLQSKQAPEWLSVNPTELSGRVIALPTRDQMEIPQFNEALIVEYYSR
- the truA gene encoding tRNA pseudouridine(38-40) synthase TruA; this translates as MSNRTRFGEPAAGIIRLRVSYDGRGFVGSQRQASARTVQGELERALEEIAGKAIPIHLAGRTDRGVHAAGQVASCSREGVRIDIRQLPKAMNAHLGTDIAVQEARLEPMGFHARYSATWREYRYRLWTGTRQPNADGYVWVFPQRLDLARLADAANRIVGEHDFAAFASGGEGVPWSSRKDRQHGSTRIVRLCTVQEIENWWGATRHDGTLIEFRIVANGFLPRMVRGIVGTLVEIGRGARQPDLVDELFVARDRRKAPKNVPAEGLTLWAVGYGNEQPEAVRNRPNGRQRAGESG
- the rpsK gene encoding 30S ribosomal protein S11, with protein sequence MSERRRSGGSAKGKTRIRRRDRKNIPRGKGFIRATFNNTIVTLTDPAGNVIAWSSAGSNGFKGSRKSTPYAAQVTAEQAARKAMEHGLRQVDVYVKGPGSGREMAIRALQAAGVQVVSITDTTPIPHNGCRPPKRRRV
- a CDS encoding preprotein translocase subunit SecY; the protein is LVVAFTYFYTMVVFYQQKIPETLQRQGAFVPGIRPGKNTAVYLQQVLQRITLVGALFLGVVAVMPYIASQITGIQTLLISATSILIVVGVAIDTMRQLEAQLMMRNYEGFIQ
- a CDS encoding DNA-directed RNA polymerase subunit alpha — translated: MLERPGFTIETVTEGENYGRYRVEPLEPGYGTTLGNALRRILLRSLEGVAISRVRIDGVWHEFSTVKDVREDVTELVLNLKKVRLRRVMDINGDVRAHLYVRGDGSGDKVVTAGDVAWPTEVDVINPDQAIATLTAPDAVLDVDLWVNRGRGYREAETQETFALGEIPIDAIYTPIQKVNYVVEHTRVGQQTDYDSLILEILTDGTIEPNDALAEAAQILVEHAKVFADFNRAPSAAETASGPSIPEEVQNTRLTDLGLSPRVTNALRSRGIETVGHVLSIDADTLMSIRNFGPRSLNELRDKLIEYGYWPEDAQIGGVGAEVVGDDEDIDDMAAALRALQERGIGGDLDDEE
- the rplQ gene encoding 50S ribosomal protein L17 — its product is MRHRKAGRKLGRNPSQRQALFRQLAISMILHERITTTEAKAKDLRPVIEKLVTIAREDSSANRHLIMSKIDNPLATTKLFEVIAPRYESTNGGYTRISKLEPRRGDAAKMALIEFVE
- the rpsM gene encoding 30S ribosomal protein S13, with product MARISGVDLPREKRVEAALPYIYGIGLHTSQVLLERTGINPDTRVRDLTDEEVNRLREIIDKEYRVEGDLRREVSLNIKRLMDIGCYRGLRHRRGMPVRGQRTRTNARTRRGPKRGIGIRNKK
- the map gene encoding type I methionyl aminopeptidase — translated: MAITIKNEKEIELMRQAGHIVGLAHAAVQPAIVPGVTTKELDDIVREVIETNGAKPTFLGHLGFTGSICASVNEEIVHGIPGKKALRDGDIISIDIGATYQGYIGDSAWTYPVGTIDSESERLLDVTEESLYVGIEQAVAGNRLGDIGSAIERYILSNGFGMVREYGGHGVGRQMWEEPHVANHGKAGTGVVLRAGMTIAIEPMVNVGGDETLQLDDGWTVITRDRTRSAHFEHTILIQNGPAEILTKRVAVVV
- the rpmJ gene encoding 50S ribosomal protein L36; the encoded protein is MKVAASVKRRCDKCKVIRRHGIIRVICSNPKHKQRQG
- a CDS encoding adenylate kinase; translated protein: MNIIMIGPQGSGKGTQADLLGPKIGAVKLSTGDLFRAHIADETPLGLKVKEILAAGHLVSDDITLAMVAERLDTIAANRVSGVIFDGFPRTEAQAEGLDELLRERGQEIDHVIELAVPESVLIERMSGRRVCTSCGASYNLAFQSTKVPGVCDKCGGELVQRPDDMPEAIHKRLQLYSEMTKPLLDFYGKRGLVATIDGNKDVETVQQAIVDAIAASTVDQTA